One segment of Radiobacillus kanasensis DNA contains the following:
- a CDS encoding LysR family transcriptional regulator, with protein sequence MELRQLRYFMEVAEREHVSEAAENLHVAQSAISRQIANLEAELGVSLFEREGRNVKLTHIGRVFLTHTKTAMKAIDHAKKQIDEYLDPERGSIKIGFPTSLAGHLLPTVISEFKQKYPNIAFQLRQGSYAFLIDAVKNREIDVAFLGPVPTDDPDISGHILFTENLYALVPAKHPLSDKPSIHLNDLRNEDFVVFPEGYVLHKIVVEGCRQAGFSANITSEGEDLDAIKGLVSAGIGVTILPESTFYESTPRFTKKIKINTPELKRSVGIITPKHRNLAPSEKVFYQFVKEFFSFLQRFQ encoded by the coding sequence ATGGAGCTTAGACAATTACGTTATTTTATGGAAGTTGCCGAAAGAGAGCACGTATCAGAAGCTGCGGAAAATTTACATGTTGCCCAATCTGCGATTAGTAGACAAATTGCTAATCTGGAAGCCGAGCTAGGGGTATCCCTATTCGAAAGGGAAGGACGGAATGTGAAGCTTACACACATAGGGAGAGTATTTTTAACACATACAAAAACGGCAATGAAAGCAATCGATCATGCCAAAAAGCAGATTGATGAATACTTAGATCCAGAGCGAGGATCGATTAAAATTGGCTTTCCAACCAGCCTTGCTGGACATTTATTACCAACGGTTATATCGGAATTCAAACAAAAATATCCGAATATTGCTTTCCAGCTACGCCAAGGATCCTATGCCTTTTTAATTGATGCCGTTAAAAATCGGGAAATTGATGTTGCCTTCTTAGGACCTGTTCCTACAGATGATCCCGACATTTCTGGACATATTTTATTTACCGAGAATCTGTATGCATTAGTTCCGGCTAAACACCCATTATCTGATAAACCGAGCATTCATTTAAATGATCTACGGAACGAGGATTTTGTTGTTTTTCCGGAAGGGTATGTATTGCATAAAATTGTGGTGGAAGGCTGTAGGCAGGCTGGCTTTTCTGCAAATATTACTTCAGAAGGAGAAGATTTAGACGCCATTAAAGGATTAGTTTCCGCTGGGATTGGTGTGACCATTTTACCGGAGAGTACATTTTATGAATCTACACCGCGATTTACCAAAAAAATAAAAATCAACACACCGGAGCTGAAAAGGTCTGTCGGTATTATCACACCGAAGCATCGTAACTTAGCACCTTCTGAGAAAGTATTTTACCAATTTGTCAAAGAGTTCTTCTCTTTTCTTCAGCGCTTTCAGTAG
- the gltB gene encoding glutamate synthase large subunit: protein MTYNKMPKAQGLYRPEFEHDACGIGLYAHLKGHATHDIVKKGLNMLCQLDHRGGQGSDPNTGDGAGLMVQIPDQYFKKVCEGFNLPEKGRYGVGMVFFSQDKAEREAITDKVNTLIEQEGQELIGWRDVPTDVRKVGINAQETCPVVQQVFIGAQEGIDDLTFQRKLYVIRKQAEQWAEKKEMRFYFASLSNQTIVYKGLLTPNQVDEFYLDLQDEDFVSAFSLVHSRFSTNTFPSWERAHPNRYLIHNGEINTMRGNINWMRAREQQFVSEAFGDDLQKVLPVLNDNGSDSSVLDNALEFFILAGRKPAHAAMMLIPEPWKKNPHISPEKRAFYEYHSTLMEQWDGPTSITFTDGKQIGAILDRNGLRPARYYVTKDDYIIYSSEVGVIDVEEENVLYKDRLSPGKMLLVDLEKGKIIADEELKAEMAQEHPYQEWLDSEIVTLDNDVNVVEEEPVSDLLVRQKAFGYTYEDVHKYLLPIITEGKDPIGSMGNDSPLAVLSDRPQSLFNYFKQLFAQVTNPPIDAYREQIVTSTLTYLGPEGNILHPDESNCHRIQLDSPVLSNQQLKALLDNKLDGFKSQVIPSLFEKDLEQGLEAIFKQANEAISSGVNLLILSDREMSKEKVAIPALLAVSGLHQYLVKQGSRTKVSIIVESGETREVHHFAALIGYGVDAINPYLAFETYKQAIVDGALSVSYPQAVHKYIDGVTEGVVKVMSKMGISTVQSYRGAQIFEAVGISEAVMKKYFTGTASQIGGIGLETIAKEAKLRHEEGFKESIDTTLEAGSDFQWRSNGEHHAFNPKTIHTLQWACRRGDYNLFKEYSTSADEERLGFLRNLFTFKSTNSIPLEEVETVDSIVKRFKTGAMSFGSLSQEAHEALAIAMNRLGGKSNSGEGGENPKRYELDENGDSRRSGIKQIASGRFGVKSHYLVNADELQIKMAQGAKPGEGGQLPGNKVYPWVASVRGSTPGVDLISPPPHHDIYSIEDLAQLIHDLKNANRDARISVKLVAKAGVGTIAAGVAKGAADVISVVGYDGGTGASPKTSIKHTGLPWELGLAEAHQTLMLNGLRERVILETDGKLMTGKDVVMAALLGAEEYGFATAPLVVLGCVMMRACHLDTCPVGVATQNPELRKKFMGDPDHIVNFMKFVAEEVRELMAELGFRTMDEMVGRTDVLEVGERAGSHWKAKDLDLTTLLYQPEGGRIRVSSQNHKLAESLDITEILPAVQSAIETGEKVDKSFSIRNTNRVVGTIVGSDISKKYGEKGLPEDTITLRFKGSAGQSFGAFVPKGMTMILTGDSNDYVGKGLSGGKLIVSSPKESTILVSDNVIAGNVAFYGATDGEAYINGCAGERFAVRNSGARVVVEGIGDHGCEYMTGGRVVILGEVGKNFGAGMSGGVAYVYAENKEKFENLCNQDMIELESLIDQQEIEEVKAMIQKHLDYTNSSKAAGVLNNWQDSFQHIVKVIPSDYKHMLSQIEELKIAGMSDVEAQMTAFQAKKSNKKVAKAPEKVAVK from the coding sequence ATGACTTATAACAAAATGCCTAAGGCGCAGGGTCTTTACCGTCCTGAATTTGAACATGATGCATGTGGGATTGGTTTATACGCGCATTTAAAAGGCCATGCTACCCATGATATCGTGAAAAAAGGGTTAAACATGCTATGTCAATTAGATCACCGTGGAGGGCAAGGAAGTGACCCTAATACTGGTGACGGAGCAGGTCTGATGGTTCAAATTCCGGATCAATATTTTAAAAAAGTATGTGAGGGTTTTAACTTACCAGAAAAAGGACGCTATGGAGTTGGAATGGTTTTCTTTTCTCAAGACAAGGCTGAAAGAGAAGCGATTACCGATAAAGTGAACACGCTAATAGAACAAGAGGGGCAAGAACTAATTGGTTGGAGAGATGTGCCAACTGATGTCAGAAAAGTCGGAATTAACGCGCAGGAAACATGCCCAGTGGTGCAGCAAGTATTCATAGGGGCACAAGAAGGAATCGACGACTTAACATTTCAACGAAAATTATATGTCATTCGAAAACAAGCAGAACAATGGGCAGAAAAGAAAGAAATGCGCTTTTATTTTGCTAGTCTTTCGAATCAAACGATTGTTTATAAAGGTTTACTGACACCAAATCAAGTAGATGAGTTTTACTTAGATTTGCAGGATGAGGATTTTGTTTCGGCTTTTTCCTTAGTACACTCACGCTTTAGTACCAATACATTCCCAAGCTGGGAGCGCGCACACCCGAATCGTTATTTGATTCATAACGGGGAAATTAACACGATGCGTGGAAACATCAACTGGATGCGTGCAAGAGAACAGCAATTTGTTTCCGAAGCATTTGGTGACGACTTACAAAAAGTTTTACCTGTTTTAAACGATAACGGAAGTGACTCTTCTGTACTAGATAATGCGTTAGAATTCTTTATCCTAGCAGGAAGAAAGCCAGCTCACGCTGCGATGATGCTTATTCCAGAGCCATGGAAAAAGAATCCGCATATTTCGCCAGAAAAGAGAGCTTTCTATGAATACCACAGTACGTTAATGGAGCAGTGGGATGGTCCTACATCTATTACATTTACAGATGGAAAGCAAATCGGTGCGATTTTAGACCGAAATGGATTAAGACCAGCTCGTTATTACGTGACGAAAGATGACTACATTATTTATTCTTCTGAAGTTGGAGTTATCGATGTAGAAGAAGAAAATGTTTTATACAAAGATCGACTTAGTCCTGGGAAAATGCTGTTAGTGGACTTAGAAAAAGGAAAAATTATTGCAGATGAAGAGCTTAAAGCAGAAATGGCTCAGGAACATCCGTACCAAGAATGGTTAGATAGTGAAATCGTAACATTAGACAATGATGTGAATGTAGTGGAAGAGGAGCCAGTAAGTGACTTATTGGTGAGACAAAAAGCGTTTGGATATACGTATGAAGATGTGCATAAATATTTACTTCCTATCATAACGGAAGGGAAAGACCCGATTGGTTCGATGGGAAACGATAGCCCGTTAGCGGTATTGTCTGATCGACCACAATCATTGTTCAACTACTTTAAGCAATTATTTGCACAAGTAACGAATCCTCCGATTGATGCTTATCGCGAGCAAATTGTAACCTCTACGTTGACTTACTTAGGACCTGAAGGGAATATTTTACACCCGGATGAATCAAACTGCCATCGTATTCAACTAGATAGCCCAGTCTTATCCAATCAACAATTAAAAGCCTTGTTAGATAATAAATTAGATGGATTTAAAAGCCAAGTCATTCCATCTTTATTTGAAAAAGATTTAGAGCAAGGGCTAGAAGCTATCTTTAAGCAGGCGAATGAGGCAATTTCGTCTGGGGTAAATCTCTTAATCCTATCCGATCGCGAGATGAGTAAAGAAAAAGTAGCAATTCCAGCCTTACTTGCGGTTAGTGGGTTACATCAATATCTCGTAAAGCAAGGGAGTCGGACTAAGGTAAGTATTATTGTAGAATCTGGCGAAACACGAGAAGTGCATCATTTTGCGGCTCTTATTGGATATGGCGTAGATGCGATTAATCCGTATCTAGCGTTTGAGACGTATAAGCAAGCTATTGTAGATGGAGCACTGTCCGTAAGCTATCCGCAAGCCGTTCATAAGTATATAGATGGTGTAACGGAAGGCGTCGTAAAAGTAATGTCTAAGATGGGTATTTCAACGGTTCAAAGTTATCGTGGTGCCCAAATCTTTGAAGCGGTTGGAATTAGTGAAGCCGTTATGAAAAAATACTTCACTGGTACTGCTTCACAAATCGGTGGAATTGGTTTGGAAACAATCGCAAAAGAAGCTAAGCTTCGCCATGAAGAAGGTTTTAAAGAATCGATTGACACTACCCTAGAAGCCGGTAGTGATTTCCAATGGAGAAGTAACGGCGAGCACCATGCTTTTAACCCGAAAACGATACACACCTTGCAGTGGGCTTGTCGCCGAGGAGACTATAACCTCTTTAAAGAGTATTCGACATCTGCTGATGAAGAACGTTTAGGCTTTTTACGAAATCTATTTACATTTAAATCTACAAATTCTATTCCATTAGAAGAAGTGGAAACTGTTGATAGCATTGTAAAAAGGTTTAAAACGGGTGCGATGTCATTCGGTTCCTTAAGCCAAGAAGCTCATGAAGCACTGGCCATTGCGATGAACCGTTTAGGTGGAAAGAGTAATAGTGGAGAAGGTGGAGAGAATCCGAAACGTTATGAACTAGACGAAAACGGAGATTCCCGCCGCAGTGGAATTAAGCAAATTGCTTCAGGTCGATTTGGAGTGAAAAGCCATTATTTAGTGAATGCAGATGAACTGCAAATCAAAATGGCACAAGGTGCAAAACCGGGAGAAGGCGGGCAGTTACCTGGTAACAAAGTATATCCTTGGGTAGCTAGTGTTCGTGGTTCAACTCCTGGTGTGGATTTGATTTCACCACCACCACACCACGATATATATTCGATTGAAGATTTGGCTCAGCTCATTCACGATTTGAAAAATGCAAACCGTGATGCGCGAATTAGTGTAAAGCTAGTTGCGAAAGCAGGCGTAGGTACGATTGCTGCTGGGGTTGCTAAAGGAGCGGCAGATGTTATTTCAGTTGTTGGTTATGATGGTGGGACAGGAGCTTCCCCTAAAACGAGTATTAAACACACTGGATTACCATGGGAGTTAGGACTTGCAGAAGCCCATCAAACGCTCATGCTAAACGGATTAAGAGAACGAGTAATCCTGGAAACAGACGGAAAGCTCATGACCGGTAAAGATGTTGTCATGGCTGCGTTACTTGGAGCAGAAGAGTATGGTTTTGCTACAGCACCTCTCGTTGTACTAGGATGTGTGATGATGCGCGCTTGTCACTTAGACACATGTCCAGTAGGGGTTGCCACACAGAACCCTGAACTCCGTAAAAAGTTCATGGGAGATCCAGACCATATTGTGAATTTCATGAAATTCGTTGCCGAAGAAGTTCGTGAATTGATGGCAGAGCTAGGTTTCCGTACGATGGATGAGATGGTTGGAAGAACGGATGTCTTAGAGGTAGGAGAACGTGCAGGGTCGCATTGGAAGGCAAAAGACCTTGATTTAACAACTCTTCTTTATCAACCAGAAGGTGGTAGAATCCGTGTATCCTCTCAAAACCATAAGCTTGCAGAATCACTCGATATCACAGAAATATTACCTGCCGTTCAATCTGCGATTGAAACAGGTGAAAAAGTGGATAAAAGCTTTTCTATTCGAAATACAAACCGTGTCGTAGGAACCATTGTTGGAAGTGACATCTCCAAAAAATATGGAGAAAAAGGTCTACCTGAAGATACGATTACGCTTCGATTTAAAGGGTCAGCAGGACAAAGCTTCGGCGCTTTTGTACCGAAGGGCATGACGATGATCCTAACAGGAGATAGCAATGACTATGTTGGAAAAGGATTGTCTGGTGGGAAATTGATTGTTTCTTCACCAAAGGAATCTACCATTCTAGTAAGTGACAATGTCATTGCCGGAAACGTTGCTTTTTATGGGGCAACAGATGGTGAAGCGTACATTAACGGTTGTGCAGGAGAACGTTTCGCCGTCCGTAACAGTGGCGCACGAGTAGTTGTTGAGGGAATTGGTGATCATGGCTGTGAATATATGACAGGTGGTCGAGTCGTTATTCTGGGAGAGGTTGGAAAGAACTTTGGTGCCGGAATGTCTGGTGGTGTTGCATACGTTTATGCGGAAAATAAAGAGAAGTTTGAAAACCTTTGTAACCAAGATATGATTGAGCTAGAAAGCTTGATAGATCAACAAGAAATAGAAGAAGTAAAAGCTATGATTCAAAAACATTTAGATTATACCAATAGTAGTAAAGCAGCTGGTGTTCTGAACAATTGGCAGGATTCTTTCCAACATATTGTGAAAGTTATCCCAAGTGATTATAAGCATATGCTTAGCCAAATCGAGGAATTAAAAATTGCAGGTATGAGCGACGTCGAAGCACAAATGACAGCTTTTCAAGCAAAAAAGTCTAATAAAAAGGTAGCGAAAGCACCGGAAAAAGTAGCCGTAAAATAG
- the gltD gene encoding glutamate synthase small subunit produces the protein MGKATGFIEYKREEAQERNPKTRLQDWNEYSAPFSDEVLQRQGARCMDCGTPFCHIGMEIGGATSGCPVYNLIPEWNDLVYKGRWKEALERLIKTNNFPEFTGRVCPAPCEGSCTVAISDPAVTIKNIEQAIIDKGFENGWITARIPKKRTGKTVAIVGSGPAGLASADQLNQAGHSVTVYEKSDRIGGLLMYGIPSMKLEKHVVDRRVNLLREEGVTFITNTEIGKDVTSEQLKEQFDAVILCTGAQKHRDLVIEGRESNGVEFAMDYLTLSTKSLLDSNFDDGQYIDAKGKDVIVIGGGDTGADCIATAVRQDCNSVVQFGKHPQLPMARTSNNPWPEYPLVFGLEYAHKEAKAKFGEDPRQYSIQTKKFVSDENGNLKELHTIEMRKVRDESGMFVYEEIPGTEKVWPAQLVLIAIGFEGPEQQVLKEFGVQVQNRKVAAEYGKFITNVEGVFAAGDVRRGQSLIVWAINEGREVAHKVDQYLMGSSTLPSQLAM, from the coding sequence ATGGGAAAAGCAACTGGTTTTATCGAATATAAGCGTGAAGAAGCCCAGGAACGAAATCCAAAGACTCGTTTACAGGATTGGAATGAGTACTCTGCTCCTTTCTCGGATGAAGTATTACAACGACAAGGAGCACGCTGCATGGATTGTGGGACTCCCTTTTGTCACATCGGAATGGAGATAGGTGGGGCAACCTCTGGTTGTCCTGTCTACAACCTCATTCCAGAATGGAACGATTTGGTGTACAAAGGGAGATGGAAAGAAGCTTTAGAGAGATTAATAAAAACGAACAATTTCCCTGAATTTACAGGAAGAGTTTGTCCTGCTCCGTGTGAAGGGTCTTGTACCGTAGCCATCTCCGATCCTGCCGTAACGATTAAAAATATCGAGCAAGCAATCATAGATAAAGGTTTTGAAAACGGATGGATTACGGCTCGTATTCCGAAGAAACGGACCGGAAAAACAGTTGCCATTGTTGGCTCTGGTCCAGCTGGTCTAGCAAGCGCGGATCAGTTAAACCAAGCTGGTCATTCGGTTACTGTTTATGAGAAATCAGATCGCATTGGTGGTCTTTTAATGTACGGCATTCCGAGCATGAAGCTAGAAAAACATGTGGTAGACCGTCGTGTAAATCTATTAAGGGAAGAAGGCGTAACCTTCATCACGAACACGGAAATCGGGAAGGATGTAACATCAGAACAACTAAAGGAACAGTTTGATGCTGTTATTCTTTGTACTGGTGCGCAAAAACATAGAGACTTAGTCATTGAAGGAAGAGAATCCAATGGCGTAGAATTTGCTATGGATTACTTAACTCTTTCGACGAAAAGTTTATTAGATTCCAATTTCGATGATGGTCAATATATCGATGCCAAAGGCAAAGATGTTATTGTCATTGGAGGGGGAGACACAGGTGCTGACTGTATCGCAACAGCGGTCCGTCAAGACTGTAACAGTGTTGTACAGTTCGGGAAACACCCACAATTACCGATGGCTAGAACATCGAACAACCCTTGGCCGGAATACCCTCTTGTTTTCGGACTTGAATATGCGCATAAAGAAGCAAAAGCGAAGTTTGGGGAAGATCCACGTCAATATTCAATTCAAACGAAAAAGTTTGTTTCCGATGAGAACGGGAACTTAAAAGAGCTTCACACGATAGAAATGAGAAAAGTGCGCGATGAAAGTGGGATGTTTGTTTACGAGGAAATTCCTGGCACAGAAAAAGTTTGGCCTGCACAGCTTGTCCTAATTGCAATTGGTTTTGAAGGTCCTGAACAACAAGTGTTAAAAGAATTTGGTGTACAGGTTCAAAATCGTAAAGTGGCAGCTGAATACGGAAAATTTATAACAAACGTTGAAGGAGTATTTGCTGCAGGGGATGTAAGAAGAGGGCAAAGCTTAATCGTTTGGGCTATTAACGAGGGAAGAGAAGTAGCTCATAAAGTAGACCAATATTTAATGGGCTCCAGTACCTTACCAAGCCAACTTGCTATGTAA
- a CDS encoding CBS domain-containing protein has protein sequence MDTSIVTGEKVARFEAAFNRIHQKLIALVDPTKHHAPFGEVLYAAREQHNVVLYHFDLLKQFSKLRNALVHEKVKDDFYIAEPHLEIVEEIERICTLLLQPPLALSIASQPVTIFTPETPLQMILDTIKEKGYSQFPIYQEQQFIGLVTEGGIAKWLSHQFLNNHLDVSHVLAKDILQYEKSHHVTFLNRDSSIYDLEALFEKSFHQNRKLEAVLITQTGLQLQRPIGIVTSWDLVQIDHTTFSTISQL, from the coding sequence TTGGATACATCCATTGTTACAGGAGAAAAAGTAGCTCGTTTTGAGGCAGCATTTAATCGCATTCATCAAAAGTTAATTGCTTTAGTAGACCCAACCAAGCATCACGCTCCATTCGGCGAAGTCCTCTATGCGGCAAGAGAGCAACATAATGTTGTACTTTACCATTTTGACTTATTGAAGCAGTTTTCTAAGTTAAGAAATGCACTCGTCCACGAAAAAGTAAAGGACGACTTCTATATCGCAGAACCACACCTTGAAATTGTGGAAGAGATTGAACGAATATGTACATTGCTTCTTCAACCACCTTTAGCATTATCTATCGCCTCACAACCTGTCACGATATTTACGCCAGAAACTCCGTTACAAATGATTCTTGATACGATTAAAGAGAAAGGCTACTCCCAGTTTCCTATCTATCAGGAACAACAATTTATTGGCTTAGTAACGGAAGGCGGGATTGCAAAATGGCTCTCCCATCAATTTTTAAATAACCATCTAGATGTGTCTCATGTTTTGGCTAAGGACATTCTGCAATATGAAAAAAGTCATCATGTTACTTTTCTAAATCGAGATAGCTCTATTTATGACTTAGAAGCCCTATTTGAAAAAAGCTTTCATCAAAATCGCAAACTAGAAGCAGTGTTAATCACGCAAACTGGCCTACAATTGCAACGCCCCATCGGAATTGTAACGTCGTGGGATTTGGTGCAAATCGATCATACTACTTTTTCTACCATTAGCCAGCTATAA
- a CDS encoding branched-chain amino acid aminotransferase, protein MGNQEIKVTHTTSKKTKPNPDTLEFGKIFTDHMFIMDYSQENGWHSPRIIPYQPITLDPAAIVFHYGQTVFEGLKAYKTKEGHARLFRPNKNMERLNRSNRRLCIPEIDEEFALQAIEKLVSLEKEWIPTAPGTSLYIRPFIISTEPYLGVAPSKKYQFIIILSPVGAYYKEGINPVRIAVEQTFVRAVNGGTGEAKTAGNYASSLKAQEVVSEKGYAQVLWLDGLEKKYIEEVGSMNMFFKVDGEVITPSLNGSILEGVTRNSVIALLKHWGIPVTEKKISMDEIYEAHQNGVLEEAFGTGTAAVISPVGELAWNGEPLTINDGEIGNIAKKLYDTLTGIQYGTEKDVFNWVIEVS, encoded by the coding sequence ATGGGAAATCAAGAGATTAAAGTCACACACACGACATCTAAAAAAACAAAACCAAATCCTGATACATTAGAATTTGGCAAAATATTTACAGATCATATGTTTATTATGGATTATTCGCAAGAAAACGGTTGGCATAGTCCTAGAATCATACCTTATCAGCCGATTACGTTAGATCCAGCTGCTATCGTGTTCCACTATGGTCAAACGGTATTTGAAGGCTTAAAAGCCTATAAAACGAAGGAAGGGCATGCGCGGCTATTTCGACCGAATAAAAATATGGAACGGTTAAATCGGTCAAACAGAAGGTTGTGTATTCCAGAAATCGATGAGGAATTTGCTTTACAAGCTATTGAAAAGTTAGTTAGTTTAGAAAAAGAATGGATTCCGACGGCACCAGGAACATCTCTATACATACGTCCATTTATTATTTCAACAGAACCATATTTAGGGGTTGCCCCTTCCAAGAAATATCAATTTATCATCATTTTATCACCCGTGGGTGCCTACTATAAAGAAGGCATTAACCCAGTAAGAATCGCAGTCGAACAAACATTTGTTCGTGCTGTCAATGGAGGAACTGGAGAGGCGAAAACGGCAGGTAATTACGCATCAAGCTTAAAAGCACAAGAGGTAGTTTCAGAAAAAGGGTATGCCCAAGTACTCTGGTTGGATGGGTTAGAAAAGAAATACATCGAAGAGGTTGGCAGTATGAACATGTTCTTTAAGGTTGATGGGGAAGTCATTACCCCAAGCTTGAACGGAAGTATATTGGAAGGTGTTACGCGCAATTCGGTTATCGCTCTACTAAAACATTGGGGAATCCCCGTAACCGAGAAAAAAATCTCCATGGATGAAATTTACGAAGCCCACCAAAACGGTGTGTTAGAGGAAGCCTTTGGCACCGGAACGGCGGCGGTTATTTCACCAGTAGGAGAATTAGCGTGGAATGGGGAACCACTCACGATAAACGATGGAGAAATTGGTAACATCGCAAAAAAATTATACGATACGTTAACAGGTATCCAATACGGCACGGAAAAAGATGTCTTTAATTGGGTAATCGAAGTATCCTAA